One segment of Panulirus ornatus isolate Po-2019 chromosome 2, ASM3632096v1, whole genome shotgun sequence DNA contains the following:
- the LOC139756330 gene encoding toll-like receptor Tollo — MTSATPSAATLVCTNILLVLLVLVGGVGGRPPECEWKLENAGVTAGDSEQVRTSCHVRTLSRALLTKGSGNNSLSALAHSTHVTVLTLHCARQVVFESEVTAGMFSVFPRLEELQILGCKVTELPPHALSGLQHLRRFTLRAHHQDWPGASLAIHSNALIDLDRLEALDLAHNSLWSLSPTMLCYLPSLITLNLTHNRLHHLPDLGLGARQPLEEESHLLQECSMPLQHLDLSHNQVTEVPERAFDSIKDLRTLSLRHNRLGHLSDWAFDGLNELTRLDLSHNRLVAVPRSALTSLGQLRELCLANNSLGVLPPAAFSSLGQLLTLDLSHNQLDLGPSNEEPFNGLIRLVVLDVSHNLLVHLGPDTFKNLYSLQVLRLAHNQLSHLSDASFSGLANLHTLELTHNQLTTLTGRALQGLAVLTHLSLDHNQLEAVHKAAFNNCTSLHYLSLAHNELPVLPEAVERAQLLRTLDVSHNQISNLEEGALQGLTHLQELRLAHNVLTNVTRGSLAKVPSLTYLDLSHNSVTDVEYGTLEATPKLIGLNLHHNNLGDINGLVTYVQNLTWFNVSHNSISWFDYALIPKNLEWIDLSHNQLNKLENYYGIQKTLGLRVLYAAHNNISNINAAVVPDGIEKLHLQHNAISYVASNTFLDKTSISLIDLRHNSLTILEEAALKMSLRHSPPPLLLLSHNPLQCDCTADWLLRAAGAGLGGSMGGGSILPHLGDVGAVHCRLPGLWHEAVVPLITVQPQQFLCTYRRHCFTLCHCCDFDACDCEQTCPTNCTCYHDHTWTHNVVDCGGGWSRMPSGVPMDVTEAFMDGNTMGPLTSHALIGRKNLRVLHLNHSEITAIQNRTFNGLKNLQVLRLDHNQLEALHGYEFVDLRDLRELYLQNNYLKHLSNISFSPLRAIELLRLDNNFLTTFPVWNLALNPFLLEVSLYHNPWSCECSYLTNLRAWLEANRIKATNASLIRCQHNITGNMGPPVLSDTPVRCDHYVATTRINSLIIHDYVMLLLITAALLLLLLAAAIMVVAYRRRLKFWAVSRYGKRFFEKSSAYVEEREKLFDAFVTHSAKDSAWVCGLMAPELEASGYRLCVVHRDCTAPSAPVSSQAIAESIACSRRVVLVISRGLVDAEWCRYDFKSAHVDALRGLRRKNILVVMLEDVPRSELDPELAAITRTAGTNLHPRDPRFWEKLRRAMPSVRSRLRSNLPGTLSGKAASRPLVTAEDQNGPPWPLPETKTPGHTSKKSLIVNPYWETAVGNNLSEAPWASRGGPALGAPPWMHSPTKPPSPAPIDEAREELSPHDSSDAPDHTYMTVSECGEVGPPTVPANTLPLLAGPNSLADNSSSLGGRGTGGGGARPSAPPMFRRDAPDYLTRSWIFHQTPSEQPPSPGQTYFV; from the coding sequence ATGACGTCCGCAACACCCTCCGCCGCTACGTTAGTATGTACCAACATACTGCTGGTGCttttggtgttggtgggtggggtgggcggtCGTCCACCCGAGTGTGAGTGGAAGCTGGAGAACGCCGGTGTAACAGCTGGAGACAGCGAGCAGGTCCGCACCAGCTGCCACGTGCGGACGCTGAGCAGGGCACTGCTGACGAAGGGCAGCGGTAACAATTCGCTGTCAGCACTGGCCCACTCCACCCACGTCACGGTGCTCACGCTGCACTGCGCCAGGCAGGTGGTCTTTGAGTCGGAGGTCACAGCAGGGATGTTCTCCGTCTTCCCCAGGCTGGAGGAACTCCAGATCCTGGGTTGTAAGGTGACAGAGCTCCCCCCACATGCCCTGTCGGGCCTCCAGCACCTGCGACGGTTCACGCTACGGGCACATCACCAGGACTGGCCTGGGGCATCCTTAGCGATCCACTCCAACGCTCTAATTGACCTGGATCGTCTAGAGGCCCTCGACCTAGCCCACAATTCCCTGTGGTCCCTTTCGCCCACCATGTTGTGCTACCTGCCGTCGCTCATCACCCTCAACCTGACACACAACCGCCTGCACCACCTGCCAGACTTGGGGTTGGGTGCCCGACAGCCACTTGAGGAAGAGAGCCATCTGCTCCAAGAATGCTCGATGCCGCTGCAACACCTCGACCTCTCCCATAATCAAGTGACTGAGGTGCCCGAGCGAGCCTTCGACAGCATCAAAGAtctcaggactctctctctcagacacaacCGTCTCGGGCATCTCtctgactgggcctttgatggttTAAACGAACTCACGCGTTTAGACCTTTCCCACAACCGACTGGTGGCCGTACCACGGTCTGCATTAACCAGCCTGGGGCAACTGAGGGAGCTATGCTTAGCAAACAATTCTTTGGGTGTCCTACCTCCAGCAGCCTTCAGTAGTTTAGGCCAGCTGCTGACACTAGACTTGAGCCACAACCAACTGGACTTAGGACCTAGTAATGAGGAACCTTTCAACGGCCTTATTCGTCTGGTGGTTTTGGACGTGTCGCACAACCTTCTGGTACACCTGGGCCCAGATACCTTCAAGAACCTTTATTCCCTCCAGGTACTGCGTCTTGCACATAATCAGTTAAGTCACCTCTCCGACGCCTCTTTCTCTGGCCTGGCTAACTTGCACACATTAGAGTTGACGCATAACCAGCTGACGACGCTCACCGGTCGAGCTCTTCAAGGCCTTGCTGTCTTAACCCACCTCTCCCTCGACCACAATCAGCTAGAAGCTGTGCATAAAGCAGCCTTTAACAACTGCACGTCCTTACACTATTTAAGTCTCGCCCATAACGAGCTACCTGTACTGCCAGAGGCAGTGGAGCGAGCTCAACTCTTGAGAACACTTGACGTGAGCCATAATCAGATCTCTAACCTTGAGGAAGGTGCCTTACAAGGCCTCACACATCTTCAGGAGCTCAGGTTGGCCCACAACGTCTTGACCAACGTGACAAGAGGATCACTGGCCAAAGTTCCGTCCCTCACCTACCTTGACCTCTCTCACAACTCCGTCACAGATGTTGAGTATGGAACTTTAGAGGCCACGCCAAAACTAATAGGtctcaacctccaccacaacaatctGGGGGACATTAATGGCCTCGTTACCTATGTGCAGAACCTCACTTGGTTCAACGTTTCACATAACAGCATCAGCTGGTTCGACTACGCCCTCATCCCTAAAAACCTAGAGTGGATAGATCTGAGCCACAACCAACTAAACAAACTAGAAAACTACTACGGGATTCAGAAAACTCTCGGACTTCGGGTGCTTTACGCTGCTCACAATAACATCTCAAACATCAACGCAGCAGTTGTTCCAGACGGTATAGAGAAGCTTCACCTCCAGCACAACGCTATCTCATATGTGGCCTCCAACACCTTCCTCGATAAAACCAGCATCTCTCTTATTGACCTGCGGCACAACAGTCTAACTATTCTGGAGGAGGCTGCCTTGAAGATGTCCCTGCGACACTCCCCGCCACCCCTCTTGCTGCTCTCCCATAACCCTCTTCAGTGTGACTGTACTGCAGACTGGCTCTTGCGCGCTGCTGGGGCGGGTCTAGGAGGTTCTATGGGTGGGGGATCCATCCTACCACACCTGGGAGATGTAGGAGCCGTCCATTGCCGCTTACCGGGACTGTGGCACGAAGCTGTGGTGCCCTTGATAACCGTACAACCACAACAGTTTCTCTGTACGTACCGCCGCCACTGCTTCACGCTGTGCCACTGTTGTGACTTCGACGCGTGTGACTGTGAGCAGACTTGCCCCACGAACTGTACCTGCTACCACGACCACACGTGGACACACAACGTTGtagattgtggtggtggctggtcccGTATGCCCTCTGGGGTGCCAATGGACGTCACGGAGGCTTTCATGGACGGTAATACCATGGGCCCTCTAACTTCCCATGCCCTCATTGGAAGAAAGAACCTGAGGGTTCTTCACCTCAACCACTCTGAGATCACCGCTATCCAGAACCGCACCTTCAATGGGCTCAAGAACTTGCAGGTATTGCGACTCGACCACAACCAGCTGGAGGCTTTACATGGTTACGAGTTCGTGGATCTGCGTGACCTCCGCGAACTATACCTCCAAAACAACTACCTCAAACACCTGAGCAACATCTCCTTCTCTCCCCTACGAGCGATAGAACTACTGCGACTGGACAACAACTTCCTGACGACCTTCCCCGTGTGGAACCTCGCACTTAACCCCTTCCTGCTTGAAGTCAgcctctaccacaacccctggaGCTGTGAGTGTAGTTACTTAACAAACCTCAGAGCCTGGTTAGAGGCAAACCGCATCAAAGCTACCAATGCCAGTCTCATACGTTGCCAGCACAACATCACCGGCAATATGGGACCTCCAGTCCTCTCTGACACGCCTGTAAGATGTGACCACTACGTTGCCACGACCAGAATCAATAGCCTCATTATTCATGACTACGTAATGCTGCTGCTCATCACAGcggcgctgctgctcctgctgctggctgCCGCTATCATGGTAGTGGCTTACCGCCGTCGCCTGAAATTTTGGGCAGTCAGCCGCTATGGCAAGCGTTTCTTTGAAAAATCTTCTGCTTATGTTGAAGAGCGAGAAAAGCTCTTCGACGCGTTCGTCACCCACAGTGCCAAAGACTCAGCGTGGGTGTGTGGACTGATGGCTCCCGAACTGGAGGCGTCCGGCTACCGGCTGTGTGTGGTTCACCGGGACTGCACGGCTCCCTCAGCCCCTGTGTCTAGCCAAGCTATCGCTGAGAGCATCGCCTGCAGTCGTCGCGTGGTGCTGGTAATATCCAGAGGCCTTGTGGACGCCGAGTGGTGCCGCTACGACTTCAAGAGTGCCCACGTCGATGCTCTACGGGGGCTGCGACGCAAGAACATCCTCGTCGTCATGCTGGAAGACGTGCCAAGATCAGAACTTGACCCTGAACTGGCCGCCATCACTCGTACAGCTGGCACTAACCTACACCCACGTGACCCACGGTTCTGGGAGAAGCTACGGCGAGCGATGCCCTCAGTGCGATCCCGCTTGCGTTCAAACCTTCCCGGTACGCTTAGCGGAAAGGCAGCGAGCCGACCGCTTGTAACTGCCGAGGATCAGAATGGTCCTCCTTGGCCTTTACCCGAAACTAAAACCCCAGGCCACACCTCCAAAAAATCACTCATAGTGAACCCATATTGGGAGACGGCTGTGGGCAACAACTTGTCCGAGGCACCCTGGGCATCGAGAGGTGGGCCAGCTCTCGGGGCGCCACCCTGGATGCACAGTCCGACCAAACCTCCGTCCCCAGCTCCTATTGATGAGGCAAGAGAGGAATTGTCACCTCACGATTCCTCCGATGCCCCGGACCACACATACATGACCGTAAGCGAGTGTGGCGAGGTAGGACCCCCAACAGTCCCGGCCAATACCCTTCCCCTGTTAGCCGGGCCGAACTCCCTGGCCGACAATAGCTCGTCGCTAGGTGGTAGAGGCACGGGAGGAGGCGGTGCGAGGCCCTCCGCTCCGCCCATGTTCCGTCGCGATGCCCCTGACTACCTCACCCGCAGCTGGATCTTCCATCAGACGCCCAGCGAGCAGCCTCCTTCCCCAGGACAGACCTACTTCGTCTAA